The sequence GGTTCAAAAACTCAGTAATCTCCAACGCAGTGACGCCTTTGTTAAGCAGTTTCAGATTGCTGTGCGTGAAGGCAAGATCGAAGCGGTCAAGCTTCCGGGTGCCCGCTTCGAACTGCCCAAACAGTTCAAGCGGCGAAGCGGAGACGGTGAGACCTACAACAAATTGGCCAGAGACATGCTGTTTGAAGTGACGCCTGAATTTCAGGCCTGGTTTGAAACAATAGACGCGCAACTGAGAGAAGGCCGGGCCTCTGCCCCCCGCATCTTCCTCGAAAGCATTGAATCTGGAGCCGTAGACTTTAAGGTGTTGGCCGCCCACACCCGTCAGCAGCTGGAAGCCAGCTTTCTCAAGGGCCAGAAATTAGGCAGCGCGAACAGGAAAACCAAAGCCCGTTCTAAGAAAAAATAAGTTCCCCCCCGCACCCCGGCTCAGTGCTGGGGCTTCCTGTTCCTCTCACCACCACTCCTCCTCAGGGTCTGTGGCGTCCTCTATTTCAGCAGAGATTGCACGATCCGCGGTACAGGGCGGTTCTGCCTCTCTAGCGCGTCAGCTCATCGGGGTTGTTTGACCTGCAACGGCACCGCGTCTCCTCGTCGGTAGAGGCCGCTGAAGCGTTCGCGGTCTCCCGTGCGGAGGTTGAACAGGGCGGCCACCGCTTGACCGTCCGCAGATTGCCAGTCTTCAGGGTTCAGGGCATCCATGAAAGCGAGGCCAGGCTGGGAGGTCAGAAGGTTGTCTTTGAGTTCTCCGTCCATTCAGGCGCCGGATGAGCTCGTCAGGGTGCCAGAAATGAGAACCTTCCAACATTCTCCCTACTGAATGAGCTGTTCCCCAAGAAAGGCGCGCCGGAGATGATCACCTGGGGACCACACTGCGGACATGAACGCCTCTCCCCAGACTACAGCGGCTGAACAAGCCTTATCTGGCTGTGGACGAGGGGAGCCTCACGCCCTCCAAACCTGCGTTCAAGTGTTCGCCCCTTTGTTGTTCACCCTCGCCGAGCACGCCCAAGTCGCTGATCAGGAAGGCGCCGTTGAAGCGGTCTTGCGGGATTTGAACACCCACGCTCTGGGCTGGCCTCGTTCCGGTTTGCCCGCACGGGTTTGGGTCACTGGGATCGCCCAGCGCCGATTCCAGCTCCTGCAGCGCACTCCGCTCTTAGACAGAGCATGTAACTGAGGCTGACCGGCCCAGAGTCGTTCTCGGCTCACTCCAACCTGCTGAAGCCTGAATATTTTGCCTCCCGCGCTCAATGCCAATAACGGCAAATTCTTCCCCAACGGGCTGAACGACAGCAGCAAGTTAATCCGCTCAAAGAGATGGGCCATTCCTAGATGGAATGGCCCATCTGCTCTTCGGGATCTTTCCTTGATCCTGAACTCGTCGTTCACCTCAGTGGGTTGAGCGTCCTCCAGGACAGTGCAGGCAACACCACCGTCAAGCCTACTCAGGCACCCCCCACCAGGGGAGATTCGCGAAGGGGTAATGCGTGTCGTCTCCCGATTGGAGTGCTGCGTAAAATTCCGCAAAAGTATACCGGGGCTGGTAGCCCAGCCCCGCCCTGGCTTTCTCGATTGACCAATACACCTGACCCCAGGCACCCAGCAGGTCATCGATGTTTGCTCCGCGCTGGGCCACCAGCTCTGAAATGCCAGGAAACTGAGCCTCGACCAACGCCCGAGGGTTCTCGCGCCACAACGGCAACTGTTCGGTTGAGAATGGAACGGCCGCCATGATGTTGAAGGCGTCACACGAAATTGAGTCGTTTTGCAGGCCCAGCATAAAGGCCTGAGCCACATCCCGGTCGTCCACCCCGCCCTTGAGCAGCCGGAAGCCGTAGCGCACAAAGGTTTCCGGAACGAACATGCCCAGACGATACGAAATGGTTCTGATGTTGTGGACGCGGCTGTAAAACCCTGCCAGTTCCTCGGCGAGCGTCTTGGTCAGCCCGTAGAAGTCGCTTGGCAGGCAAGGCAACGCCTCCGTGACCACGGCAAAGCTCTTCTCAGGCACGGTGATGCTCGCGCCATACACGCCCATGGTGCTACACAGGAGGACTTTCGCGATGCCGTGCTCACGGGCCGCCTCATAGACGTGGTACGTCCCTTCCATGTTGAGCTTCCAGAACTCGTCCCGAGAATGGTCGCGGAGGTGAACGCCGTGCAGCGCCGCGCCGTGGACAATCACATCCGCACCTTCGGCAGCCCGGAACACATCCGTTTTGCTGGTCACGTCTCCCTGAATGAATTCATACGGGGTGTCCAGTGGCCGGAAGTCCATCAACACTGGGGTATACCCGTTTTTCTGGAGGACTGGGGCGAGCACCCGGCCCAGACTCCCCCCTGCACCGGTGATCAAGACTCTCATCTCGCCTCCTTCAGCCCCTTCATTCGGGCCACTCGCCTTCGTTCAGAACCAATGAGGGTGGCGCTGTGGAGCAGCGGGACAAGGTCACCGCCCTCCACATTCGGCGCTCCACCGCTTTGCGCCGTCATTCCCGGGCTCTTGGCGTGACAGTCTCAATCTGGCGGATATCCTGTTCCGTGAGCAAGGGGCGGGTGGACGCCTGGACATTCTGTTCGACCTGCTCTGGGGTCTTTCCACCCGGAATGGCCACCGAGACTGCCGGATGGTTCAGTACGAACTGCAAGGCCAGCTGACCCAGGGAACGGTCGGCAGAGGACAGCACCCGCAGCTGCGTGACCTGATCCAGTTGCGTCTGATACCAATCCTCATGCGGCCAGCTGTGGCGCACATCTCCCTCTGGAAACCGCGTCTCAGGGCTAAACTTCCCAGTCAGCATGCCTTTACTCAGGGGCCCGCGCACCACCACCCCAATCTCATGCTCCAGGCAATACGGCAGGATGTCCTGCTCGGCTTTGCGGTTGAGCAGGCTGTAATCGAGCTGCACCACATCCAGGGTGCCGCCCTGGTTGAACTGCTGGACATACGCGAAGTCATCGGTTGAGACGCCGACCGCCCGCACCCGGCCTTCCTGTTTCAGCTGAGCAAAGGCGGTCAGGAACGCTTCGGTCTCCCGTGGGGCATTCCACCAGATGTGATCGAAATAGACGTCTATGTACTCCGTTTCTAATCGGCGCAAGCTGGCCTCGAAGGCTGCGATGATTTTCTCAGGACGGTCGTAGACCGGCGCTTGCTGCGGATCGCGGTGGTGGCCCATCAGGCCGCCTTTCGTGGCCACGACGATTTGGTCACGGCGGCCTTTGATGACCTTCGCAACCAGCGTCTCGCTGTGGCCGTTGCCGTACACGTCTGCGGTGTCAATGAAGGTGACGCCCAGTTCGAGCGCACGCTCCATGGCCTTGAGCGAGGCGCTGTCCTCGACCGGGCCCCAAGCATCCCCCCCAATCGCCCAAGCGCCGAACCCAATCTCAGAGACCTGAAGGCCTGATTTCCCTAGCTGCCGGTGGTGCATCTCTAGCTCCTTTCACTGCATCAACGTGGTGTGAACTCACCTTAGACGGTGGGAAAAATGTTTTGTCGTTGCGGCGGCGGCGTGAAGAAAGCCTAAGGCCCGGTGCGTTGTGGCCGTCCAGTTGCGGCGTGAGCTCGGCTCATGGCCGCAGAGAGGATGAACCTTGGTGGCTGGGCCCAGCCACTTCGTGACAACGCTATGCAATCAACTGCACCTCGGGAGCTGTCTCCGGGCGGCACGACACTTGACCCGCGATCGCGGGTCAAGCTCAACTTCAGTCTCCCCTGATCTCGGTCACAATGTTGCCAAGTTGGCCAACAGCCGGTCTTTACGGGGAACATTTTCCTCGAATGGTCACACTTCAATGACCCGACCTTTGATGGTCGAGCGGGCCATCAAAGGAGTTCTCTCGTGAGGTTCAGGGCTCGCGCTGGAAGCGGCGACGAAAGCGGCGGTGCAGCGCTTCGGTGTGTTCAGCCACCCGGGCGGCTTTGGGATCGGCGATCAGACTCCCGCCCCGTGTCGTGGCGCCGACGACCAGCCCAGCCGACACCAAGACCAGATTTTTGATGATGTACTGCCCTTCTAACGTGGGTGCCCAAGGAAACAGGTTGAACGTCTCTGCCGGAAAAAACAGCAGCGGGAGAAACGTGCCCGCCATTTGAGCAAACAGCAGGAGCAACGTCAGCCGCAAGTACCGTCCAGTCAACAAGCCCAAGCCAATGAGGCATTCCCAGATAGCCAACACAGGCAGGCTAATGTGCGCCGGGACAAGTCCAAACGTCAGCACGGAGATGGTGCGGGTGGCCAAACCTTCGGCACTGCTGAGACCCGGGAAGAACTTCTGAACTCCAAACCAAAAGAAAATCAGGCCCAGTGACCAGCGTAGCAAGGTAATGCCGTGCCGTGCCCACCAGCCCACCAAACGGGCGTCTAAGAGATTGAGACGAGCCACTAACGAGGATGTGGGTCGAGAAGTGGCTTGGGATTCTTGGGGGGTGGTGCGTTCGATTGCGCTCATCTGGCCTCCAGAGGGGACATCGTCCCCTGTCGTGTTGAGGTATATGCAGAGCGCAACGCTTCAGATGTTCCTCCTGTACAAGTGTGAGTGGAATGAGTGGAAAACGCGGTGGAGAGGGTGGTCATACCGCCGACGCGGGCGACGATCTGAAGTCAGCGGCAGGGTGCTGTGGGGGGGCCTCGAATCTTCCAGGCACTCCCCAGCCATCACACGTTCAGGACAGCACATCACGTGAACAGGCTTATGTGTTTTCCCTGATCTGCAGCAGCACGGCCTCCGAGCGTCGGCACAGGTCACAGAGGTGTTCACGGTCGCCGATCCGGAGCTTGAACAAGGCAGCCACGCCTTGACCATCTGCAGGTTGTCGGCCTTCCAGTTTCAAGGCTTCAATGGTGGCGAGGTCGGGTGGATAGGTTTGGTAATAGATGGGAATTTTCTCTTTGGGAATGAGGGACTCTTCGACTGGCTCAAGCGCGGTCTCAGGCGAGCACACAGTATCCCTCAGTGGACAGGGGGCAGGAGAATGCTGGGGACACCGCGGGCTGGTACTGCTCAAGCACCCGCTCTCCGATCGCGTTGCGCCACGCGTGAGGCAGCCCAGACAGGAGATGCTCCTGCGCCCGCTGCCACAGGGAGAAGTCTGGCAGCCCCTCTGCCATGGGGCTGGTTAAGGCAACAGCGCCGCAACGACCACATGATCACGCTGGCCGTGCACGGCCTCGACCGCCTGATCGGGGCGGTGAAACCCCCAAGGTTGTCGTACCCAGCGTGCCTGCCGGTGAGAAAGTGCTGGGGCCAGTGGATTCTCTCGCCCCT is a genomic window of Deinococcus sp. QL22 containing:
- a CDS encoding DoxX family membrane protein — translated: MARLNLLDARLVGWWARHGITLLRWSLGLIFFWFGVQKFFPGLSSAEGLATRTISVLTFGLVPAHISLPVLAIWECLIGLGLLTGRYLRLTLLLLFAQMAGTFLPLLFFPAETFNLFPWAPTLEGQYIIKNLVLVSAGLVVGATTRGGSLIADPKAARVAEHTEALHRRFRRRFQREP
- a CDS encoding NAD(P)-dependent oxidoreductase, which produces MRVLITGAGGSLGRVLAPVLQKNGYTPVLMDFRPLDTPYEFIQGDVTSKTDVFRAAEGADVIVHGAALHGVHLRDHSRDEFWKLNMEGTYHVYEAAREHGIAKVLLCSTMGVYGASITVPEKSFAVVTEALPCLPSDFYGLTKTLAEELAGFYSRVHNIRTISYRLGMFVPETFVRYGFRLLKGGVDDRDVAQAFMLGLQNDSISCDAFNIMAAVPFSTEQLPLWRENPRALVEAQFPGISELVAQRGANIDDLLGAWGQVYWSIEKARAGLGYQPRYTFAEFYAALQSGDDTHYPFANLPWWGVPE
- a CDS encoding aldo/keto reductase, translated to MHHRQLGKSGLQVSEIGFGAWAIGGDAWGPVEDSASLKAMERALELGVTFIDTADVYGNGHSETLVAKVIKGRRDQIVVATKGGLMGHHRDPQQAPVYDRPEKIIAAFEASLRRLETEYIDVYFDHIWWNAPRETEAFLTAFAQLKQEGRVRAVGVSTDDFAYVQQFNQGGTLDVVQLDYSLLNRKAEQDILPYCLEHEIGVVVRGPLSKGMLTGKFSPETRFPEGDVRHSWPHEDWYQTQLDQVTQLRVLSSADRSLGQLALQFVLNHPAVSVAIPGGKTPEQVEQNVQASTRPLLTEQDIRQIETVTPRARE